GTCATGTTCCCATGTGCCACCTAATGTTAAGACAATATTGCTGGATCAAGTAGCCTtagtgaagaaaaagaagagagatgTTAAGGAAAGTCGTCTCTATATTGAGAAGGCACTCATGGAACATGATTATAGAACAATTTAGCTAGCCTTGACGAAGAGGCACAGTATGAGATGGCAATGCAAAACTCACTGATGGATATTGGCTCAACTCCTAAGAATAGGGCAAGTGGTAGTGGTATTTGTCGGACTGCCAGTCCAAGTGGGTCAAGTGGCAGCCCTCTGTTTCATAAGGGAAGTGCCACTAGTACTGGGCTTTCAAATCTAGGCAAAGCAAGTAGCAGTGGGAGTAAGTCCGCTACCTTAGGCAAGGCAAGTAGCAGTGGCAGTGGGGCTGCTGCCTCCACTAGACAAAGTTCGCTTCACAGTTTCTACCAGAACCCAAGTTCTTCAAAAGCGCCCTTTGACATAGACTTGGCACGTAGTAAGGCGCCCTTACAGCCTCGAATTGACAGTATGCTTAGTGGGGATTCCGCGCTTAGGCTTGCGAAAACTTGGTCTAAGTGGTTCCATGCCAATGATGTTCCTGGAAGGAAAGCTGACTGCCCCTACTTTTGATCAGCAATTAAATTGACTCAACAACTTGGTGATGTGCCTATCCCAAAAGGAAAAGATATAGATGGTCCATTGCTAGAACAGAACTTTAATGACTTGAAAGCTCACATGAAGTCTTTTAGGGAAGATTGGGATCGATTTGGAGTCACCCTCATGTGTGATTCATGGACAAGCAACAATATGATGTGTATCATTAACTTTATGATCTTTTGCAATGGTCGCATGTTCTTTCACAAGACTGTGAATGCAACTGGTGAGGTCCAAAATGCAGAATTCATTTATGATTGTATTAGTAAGGTCGTTGAGGAAGAGATTGGTCCCAAGTATATCGTTCAGATTGTGACTGATAATGGTTCCAATTACAAGAAAGCATGCAAAATGCTTGTTGCTAAGCATAAACACATTACATGGCAGCCATGTGCTGCACATACTATAAATTTGATGCTGAAGGACATAGGGCGATTTGATGAGGTTGACCATGTAGTGAAGAGTGCAAAGCGCATATGTAATTTTTTCTATAACCATAACAGACTTCATGCTATGATGAGACAGAAGATTGGTGGAGAGCTGGTCCGAtggaatgccactagatttgGCAAGGTGTTCTTGTGCTTGCAAAGTTTTTTTGATAGGCAGGATGAGTTCAAGGCATGGATGGTCTCTCCTGAGTGGAAAAACATTGAATGGAGAAATGATCCAGACCATGAATTTGCATATGATTGCTTGACAAATAGGGTGTGGTGGGAAAAGATGGAATTGGTCTTGAAAGTTGTTGGACCACTTTTCTGTGTTCTTCGCTATGCTGATCAACAAAAGAATGGTACTATATCTGGCTTCCTTCCAAAGATGATACAAGCGTATAATGAGATAACTGGTAAAATAAAACATGGTAAAGGAGATTTTCATAAGAAGGTAGCTGAAGTGATCAGTAAAAGGCTTCGATATATTCTCAATGGAACAATTATTCATGCAGGTAACACTATGGACTGATCTGAAACTTGTTCAATCAATGTTTCTTTGCATCCATTCTAAATTTGTAATGTCGCTTTCATTTCTTATCTTTCTAATATTAGTGATTTCTTTACCTTAGTAGCTGCTGCACTTGATCCTTCAGAATTGTACAGGTCAAACCTTGCAAAAAAGTCAAGTTCCCAATTTGCTGTAACCAtggcaatcaagaagcttgcaaaGTCAACTTCAGAAGCAGCAGCTGCGATTGATCAATTTTCTCGGTTCATTGAAAAGAGAGGGTTATTTGGAACTCCAGAAGCTCGGTGGTCAGCACTAAATGGCAGAACCAGTGCAGGTACTGATCTGCTGTTACTCCTGTGTGCAACTAATATCTCTGAAATAAATTGCCTGATAGTGATCATGTTCTTGTAAGCTGCTGCAAGTTAATTTTTTTAATTAATTGTAGCTGAATGGTGGGGTTCTTATGGAGGACAGTATCCAGAATTACAAAGGATTGCAAGGCGCATTGTCTCGCCAtgcgtatcatcaagtgggtgtGAAAGAAACTGGAGCACGTTTGCTTTGGTGCATACAAAAGTAAGAAATCGTTTAGGCTATGACAAGCTCGAGAAATTGGTGTACGTGCATTATAATCTGAAGCTGTGCATCCAACAATTTGAAGCTGACTTTCAGAACTTTCAAGAAAAAGATCCTGATCCATGTAGCATGATGATGGATCTTGCTCTTTATGATGAAGGCAACCCAATCATGGAGTGGCTGAACAATTCTATGAGTGAGTCTACACCGATTCTTGATGAATAtgatgatagcgatgatgattggTCAACACCTAGCAACTTCGTCATTGAAAGTTTA
Above is a genomic segment from Miscanthus floridulus cultivar M001 chromosome 3, ASM1932011v1, whole genome shotgun sequence containing:
- the LOC136542876 gene encoding uncharacterized protein, whose amino-acid sequence is MFFHKTVNATGEVQNAEFIYDCISKVVEEEIGPKYIVQIVTDNGSNYKKACKMLVAKHKHITWQPCAAHTINLMLKDIGRFDEVDHVVKSAKRICNFFYNHNRLHAMMRQKIGGELVRWNATRFGKVFLCLQSFFDRQDEFKAWMVSPEWKNIEWRNDPDHEFAYDCLTNRVWWEKMELVLKVVGPLFCVLRYADQQKNGTISGFLPKMIQAYNEITGKIKHGKGDFHKKVAEVISKRLRYILNGTIIHAAAALDPSELYRSNLAKKSSSQFAVTMAIKKLAKSTSEAAAAIDQFSRFIEKRGLFGTPEARWSALNGRTSAAEWWGSYGGQYPELQRIARRIVSPCVSSSGCERNWSTFALVHTKVRNRLGYDKLEKLVYVHYNLKLCIQQFEADFQNFQEKDPDPCSMMMDLALYDEGNPIMEWLNNSMSESTPILDEYDDSDDDWSTPSNFVIESLHMDDEEIAAYKRKMQLGKKKKRKMQLDEDDECIADDYDTSSEEHGSPVYAESGDSSSNDEDGDEFKSVSAIWICCQ